The sequence TAGTTAATATTTCCGTTTATTTTTCGAATAATATTTTTATCAATATAATCTGTATTAAAATTGACTAAGATTCCTAATTTAAGATTAGTCAATTTTAAATAAGTTAGCAGTTGTTTGTGATGAACACTAGCTATTTCTGGGATTGATTTTATTTCGATAATTACCTTATCTTCTACGATTATATCTGCTATAAAACTTGAGTCAATAATTATATCTTTAAATTTTATTGGAATAGAAACTTGTGTTTTAACACTTAAGCCATTATTTTCAAGTTCATAAGCCAAAACTTTTTCATAAACTTTCTCCAACAGACCGGGTCCCAATTCATTATATACAGAAAAAATAGATTTTCTGATATAAAAACTAATCTCATTTTCATTCATTTGTATTATGTTTAAATTTCACAGTTTTTATCTGTAAAATCTGTGTTATCTGAGAAATCTGTGGGAAATATCTAAGTGTTATTCAAACATTCCTGCCCAACGAACGGCTTTTATTTCTTTTTCGTTATATAGATCATTAATTGACTTTTTAACGTCTAATTTTGGATACAAATTAACTCCGATCAGCTTTATTTTCCCCTCTTCGATCCATTGTTGTTCTTCAATAGCGTGGTCATAAATCTTCTTCTGAACTACGCCCTGCTTTAAAAGCTCAAGATAGCCTCCTGCTTCTTCCATTTCAACAAATAAAGCCCATGACTTGTCTGCAATCTGTTGAGTGATATCTTCAACATAATAGCTTCCGTTAGCAGCATCTTCAAATACATTGATGATACTTTCATACGCCAATACAATCTGTTGTTTGAAAGAGATCTCTTCAGAGTTATCCGTATTTCTGTCAACAAGATAATTGTTTGTAAAAACAGCGTCTGCTCCGCCAATCATTGCTGAAGCAAGCTCCAATGTAGAGCGGATCAGATTGTTTTCATTATCAGAAACAGCCTTATTTCTAAGAGAGGTCTCAGCAAAAATATAAGGAACTTCATCCAATCCATATTCTTTGGAAAACTGGTTAAAAACCATTTTAAAGGCTCTTAATTTTGCCATTTCGAAGAAATAATTCCCTCCTACAGCAATTTTGAAGAT is a genomic window of Chryseobacterium nakagawai containing:
- a CDS encoding GxxExxY protein, with the translated sequence MNENEISFYIRKSIFSVYNELGPGLLEKVYEKVLAYELENNGLSVKTQVSIPIKFKDIIIDSSFIADIIVEDKVIIEIKSIPEIASVHHKQLLTYLKLTNLKLGILVNFNTDYIDKNIIRKINGNIN
- a CDS encoding methylmalonyl-CoA mutase family protein, with the protein product MSNTATLPNWENLVKKQLKTEDIYPILEKENLEGIEVRPFYTQVKKPLVNLPKVEESTHLVARYHESLEEEVFAFLLDQNVEHLDEKTIFVNNKDLAGHISPEEEDQYFSLIDVFNEKNATIDDQLTKELLAKGFKRSICVDISLHQNAGAAIYQQLGIALAKTKELVEVYGAEILNQLIFKIAVGGNYFFEMAKLRAFKMVFNQFSKEYGLDEVPYIFAETSLRNKAVSDNENNLIRSTLELASAMIGGADAVFTNNYLVDRNTDNSEEISFKQQIVLAYESIINVFEDAANGSYYVEDITQQIADKSWALFVEMEEAGGYLELLKQGVVQKKIYDHAIEEQQWIEEGKIKLIGVNLYPKLDVKKSINDLYNEKEIKAVRWAGMFE